A genomic region of Octopus sinensis linkage group LG2, ASM634580v1, whole genome shotgun sequence contains the following coding sequences:
- the LOC115228556 gene encoding SNW domain-containing protein 1, translated as MSTLSQFLPQPSQKVYDRDDEDEERHKLYMQHVTVKSIRAAPPYGHRKNWIPRTQEDFGDGGAFPEIHVVQYPLGMGLKKSSSNSLAMQLDSQGKIKYDAIAKQGHGKDKVVHSKFQDLVPKNVDDNDPELERPDTEKIEETTEKTRLALEKIVSSKMSAAMPVRHADKQAPAQYIRYTPSQQGVSYNSGAKQRIIRMVDVQKDPMEPARFKVNKKIPRGPPSPPAPVLHSPNRKVTVKEQQEWKIPPCISNWKNAKGYTIPLDKRLAADGRGLQGVHINENFAKLAEALYIADRKAREAVEMRAQIEKKMAQKEKEKKEGNLRLLAQKAREERAGIRREEKEEEVAERDELRKERSKDRQRDRNLARAAPDKRSKLQRERERDVSEIIALGLPNTGVGDSQEVQFDQRLFNRTKGMDSGFGDDDAYNVYDKPWRQDRSIADSIYKPFKNADKEMYGDDLETIMKTKRFEAEKGFAGTDKSRKRDGPVQFEEDPDPFGLDKFLTEAKHGGQKRPTHVDSRSSSKDYESSRSKQRRRE; from the coding sequence ATGTCTACATTGTCACAATTTTTACCACAACCCTCTCAGAAAGTGTACGATCGGGATGACGAAGATGAAGAGCGACATAAACTTTATATGCAGCATGTAACTGTAAAGAGCATACGTGCTGCACCTCCGTATGGACACAGGAAGAACTGGATCCCAAGGACTCAAGAAGATTTTGGCGATGGCGGGGCTTTTCCTGAAATCCATGTGGTTCAGTACCCACTTGGAATGGGTCTTAAAAAgtcgagttcaaattctttggCTATGCAACTGGATTCACAAGGAAAAATTAAATACGATGCAATCGCTAAACAGGGTCACGGTAAGGATAAAGTTGTTCATTCTAAATTCCAAGATCTTGTTCCTAAAAATGTTGACGATAATGATCCAGAATTGGAACGTCCAGATACAGAAAAAATTGAGGAAACAACGGAGAAAACAAGACTGGCACTGGAGAAAATTGTTTCCAGTAAAATGTCAGCTGCAATGCCTGTACGTCACGCTGATAAACAGGCTCCAGCCCAATATATTAGATACACTCCTTCACAACAAGGAGTCTCATACAATTCTGGTGCTAAACAAAGAATTATACGCATGGTTGATGTTCAGAAAGATCCAATGGAACCAGCGCGTTTCAAAGTAAACAAAAAGATTCCAAGGGGTCCCCCTTCACCACCTGCACCTGTTCTTCATTCTCCCAACAGAAAAGTCACTGTTAAAGAACAGCAGGAATGGAAAATACCGCCTTGTATATCTAATTGGAAAAATGCTAAAGGTTACACAATTCCTCTTGATAAACGGTTGGCGGCTGACGGTCGAGGTTTACAAGGTGTACACATCAACGAAAATTTTGCTAAATTAGCCGAAGCTTTGTATATAGCTGACAGAAAAGCTAGAGAAGCTGTTGAGATGCGAGCacaaattgagaaaaaaatggctcagaaagaaaaggagaaaaaagaaggtAATTTGCGTTTACTTGCCCAGAAAGCCCGTGAAGAACGCGCAGGAATTCGtagggaggaaaaagaagaagaggttgCCGAAAGAGATGAACTGCGAAAAGAGAGATCAAAAGACAGACAACGAGATCGTAATTTGGCCAGAGCTGCACCTGATAAACGATCTAAATTGCAACGTGAAAGAGAACGTGATGTCAGTGAAATTATTGCGTTAGGTCTTCCAAATACAGGAGTTGGAGACTCTCAGGAAGTTCAGTTTGATCAGAGACTCTTTAATAGAACTAAAGGAATGGACAGTGGGTTTGGTGATGATGACGCTTATAACGTTTATGATAAACCCTGGCGCCAAGATCGAAGTATTGCTGATTCGATTTATAAACCATTCAAAAATGCTGATAAAGAGATGTATGGTGATGATCTTGAAACAATTATGAAAACAAAGAGATTTGAAGCAGAGAAAGGTTTTGCCGGAACTGATAAATCACGGAAGCGAGATGGCCCTGTTCAGTTTGAAGAAGATCCTGATCCTTTTGGTTTAGATAAATTCTTAACAGAAGCCAAACACGGAGGACAAAAACGTCCTACTCATGTGGATTCCCGATCCAGTAGTAAAGACTATGAATCAAGTCGAAGCAAACAAAGGCGACGCgaataa